The sequence below is a genomic window from Candidatus Cybelea sp..
CATCGATACGATCTTCTATCTCGCCGGCGCGCCGTACACCGAGTTTTTCAAGCACCCGATAATGGTGCGCAACGCCCTCGACGCGGCGCGGGCGCCCGGCGTGAAGCGCTTCGTGCACGTCACGCCGGTTTATAGTTACGGGCCGCCGCTCGCGCGCCCGGTTCCCGAAAGCCAACCGCACGTTCCGAGTACTCGCAAGGGCCGCTTTCGGCTAGAGCAAGAGCAAGCCGTGCTCCAACGAAACGCACCCGGCTTCGCGACGATGGTCGTGCACCTGCCCGATTTCTATGGTCCGCACGCCGAACTCAGTTACGCCAACGCCTTCGTGCGCGAGGCGTTGAGCGGAAAGACGGCCTCGTTTATCGGCCCGCTCGACGTACAGCGTGAATTCCTGTTCGTGCCCGATGCCGCGGCACCGCTGCTCGCCCTCGCCGCTCTCGACGATGCCTACGGGCGGTGCTGGAATCTTGGCGGCGAATCCATCGGCGCACGCGATTTCGCCAATGCCGTCTTCGCGGCGCTCGGCAAGCCGCCGAAGTATCGTTCGGTGCCGAAGTGGGTGCTGCAGA
It includes:
- a CDS encoding NAD-dependent epimerase/dehydratase family protein; protein product: MDNSTLGSIALFGAAGAIGHSLASELQSLGIPYRAVGRDPERLRGDFPGAAIATADFFTKEGVGDAAAGIDTIFYLAGAPYTEFFKHPIMVRNALDAARAPGVKRFVHVTPVYSYGPPLARPVPESQPHVPSTRKGRFRLEQEQAVLQRNAPGFATMVVHLPDFYGPHAELSYANAFVREALSGKTASFIGPLDVQREFLFVPDAAAPLLALAALDDAYGRCWNLGGESIGARDFANAVFAALGKPPKYRSVPKWVLQIAGIGMPLMREVAEMYYLFDSGFTLDDAALRARLGEWRKTPLADGIAQTTAWMR